The genomic segment tcccttgaaggagggcatggcaacgcactccagtattcttgcctggagaatcccatggacagaggagcctggcgcgctagtggaacctgatgggctacggtccataaggGACCAGAGTCGGTCACTACTGAAACGACTTTGTATGCACCCACACGGGAGCCTAGAAGGAGCGAAGCCAAGAGTGGGTGCGGTGGGGGAGCAGGGCCAGGTGAGATCGGAAAAGAAGGCGGGATCTGGAGAGAGGAGCCAGACTTTCAGTGACCCAGGTGGTGACGGGGATGCGCAAGACCGAGGAGTGGGGGTCTGAACACCGGACAGCAGCTATGAGCCTGAGCACCTTGCAGGGCGGGGTCAGAGTGATCCCGGGGGTCTAGACTGTCTGGTGGAGGGCGGGACCAGGCCTGAGAGCAGCACTGAAGGGGCGGGGCGGCCAGTGCAGTGGCGGTTTAGAAATATGGAGACTCGACAGAACCGGGCTGAGGGAAGACAGAGCCTAGACTGACCCCCCTGAGGGTCAAAGAACAGATTGACCCCGACGAGAGTGCAGGCCTGGCGAGTTTAGGGACGCAGCGACGGGTTGAGGGACGAGTCGGTCGGTAAACGAACTCAGGGATCAGGCAAGGACTCTTCAGCAACCAGAGGCGGGGCTGGGGCCGCCAGCGATTCCCCCTCTGTCTCCGCCCCGCTTCTCTCCCCTTGGCCTTGTCCCGTCACAGGTGGCTCATCATGGTCACGGACTTCCAGACTCGCTCGCGCCTGCTGCGCTCGGGGCTTCGACTCCGCGGGAACCTGCATCCTCTCGTGCGCCACGACGAACTGCTGCTGAGCGATTACCGGCTGCACCTGCGCCGCTCCCTGGTCCGACGGCGCATGCTCGAGGCTCTCGGGGCGGAGCCGACCGAGGAAGACTGACATTTAGGGGGGCGGGCCCCGGCTGCGCTTGCGCACTGCCCCGCTGGCTCGGGATACCCACCCGgaacctcagaggaaaaggggagttgcctccccaggaaggaggcggGGTCGGCTCGAGGGGGTGGATACTGTGAGTTTAATTATAAAGAATGACCTGGTACAAAAGCCATTTCTCTCTGCAAAATCTTGGTGGGGAGTCAGGGGGAGGGTGGTGACGGGGGGTAGAGACGAACCCCCATGATATAATTCTGCCTCCCTAGTCTTCCCCTAGTCCCTGCGAATGGACGCCTGGGTCGCAACCCCTTGAGGGGTGAATTCCGAGGCCCGTGAGAGGGAAGACCGGGGCCCCGTGGATTTGAACGCGTGTGATCCCTGTCCCAACGAGAACCAGACGTCCTCATCcgccccccttttcctcctcccaacCCCCCTTGGAAGACAATTCTCGGGCtttatttcaggtttttttttttttttttctggatttttttttgtgttctaggtttttttttttttgtattttcttttgttattgttcCTCTTTTTGCTTTGTCGCTTCTCTCCGCCCCGCGCAGCCCCCAATCCAGTaccttccccctccccagcccaacCTCTcctacccccctccccaccccccacaccctcCCCAACCCCGCGGCACCCATCCAGAATGAACAAGCCCTTGATAGACGAGCGCCGCGCAGGCCCCCTGCGGACGGGGGGCATCCGACAAGGGGGAGGGGGCGGGTAGGGGCCCAGCGCGACCTCCGCCCCTCTCCTCgccacccctcccccctcccacgaCCCTCCCACAAGGTTCCCCGCAGATCCCTGACGTGGTAAGGAGGGAGGGTTGCAAGCACCCTCCCCCCAAGGACGGAGCGCCCCCCCCCACTCGGGGgtagggggcagcagagggggaATGGGcttgggggaaggagggggagcTCCCTTCTTTGGCAGCTGAACATGGTGGGGATCAGGGGCGATGCCCTCCCCCTTTTGCCCACAGTAGGCGAGGGGGCTTTCCAGGGGAAGGGGGTGGCTTAGAATTTCCAAGCCCTAGGAATagagggacagggaagcgtgCAGGAAGGGACAGCCATGCTGGAGGGAGGAGTTTCTGGGAGAGACGGAAAGTTTTAGGAGATGGGGGGGAGGCGGTGTCGTCGTGCAAAATGGATGGACGGGAAGTCAGAGGAGGGAGGAGCTGAGATGGCAGACTGGGGCGGGGAGAGGAGGAAGCGAGGAAGCAAAGTGGGCAGGAACTGAGAGTGCACAGGGTCTTCTCTTGACAGAAAAAGTGTCCAGAGCTAAGAGAACAGGCAGAGTGCAAATGATCTGATCTTtgggggcaggaaaaaaaaactgccaggaaaagaaacaataataCAGGCTCAAGAGCGTGTGGAATGGGATGAGTGTGCAAAAGGAAAGAGGCTGCAGAGTTCTCCAAGAGATGGTAAAAGTTACCCAAGAACAACCAGAAATTCAAGCATGAGCGTGCAAGGCAGGGCTGCGGGGTGCAAGAGCCTAGTTAAGGACGAAAAGACGGCTTCAAGAGAGCAGGGGACGTGCTGGGGAGAATGCGTGTGCAAGAGCGGGCGTGCAAGAAGCTGCATCAAAGAATTGACAGTGGAGATGGACAAGGAGCTGGGAAACGACGGGGCGAGGGAGTGGGGAAGCCTGGCAAAGAGGAGAAGATATGGTTCCTGGGAGGCGAGGGTGCAAGCAacagtgggtggggggaggggcaagtAGGTAGCGTGGGAGTGTCACTGTGAGACGGAGGGGTGGGTAGAGTGAGAATGTGGGGGTGCAGGATTAAGGGGAGAGGGTGCTTCAGGAGAACGGAGGCGCAAGTTTAGGGGGAGGCGCACGGTCTGAGAGAGGGCGAGGGAAAGGGTGTCCCAAGTGTGTCTGCAGCAAGGGCCCAGAGATTCTTCAGgagagaggggtgggggtgggggtgggagtgggggagggcgCCCGTGGGAAGAGTCTGAGACCAAGGGGGTGTGGAGCGTGGGGAGACAGACGCTGTGGTGTGCCAGGGAAGCCGAGCGAGCCGGAAGCAAAGGCAGGCGGAGGAAGCCAAGGCGGAGCGCGCAAGACAGCCAGAGGGCGCATTTGTGCAAAATTGTAGcccaggaaggggagagaggtgagCAGGCGTGCAAAGGAGCGTGCAAGAgcctggggggcgggggctgctgtgtgtgctggggagaggggagggtggggagagccAGGGGCTTAGAGAAGGGGGGAAGGGTGGTTAGAGGGGCGGCAGATGGTGGAATCTGAGGGCGGCCCCTTCCTCTGCGGCCTGGGGGACGACCCCCAAGCGGTCAGGCTCAGGGCTGGCCCTCTATGGCTCTGTCTGTCCCCCGCTCCCCAGAATCGACCCTTCCCTCCTTCTCCACCCCCTCTCTGATTTCCTCCACCGCCCCTCCGCTCCCCCtaccccttcacacacacacacacacacacacaccgcctcGTGTCAGCTGCCCCCTCCTGTGAGGTGCAAATGTCTGGCCGGGATCAGGCCACCTGGTGACCTCCGGCCTTGGGAGACAAGGGTCAGGGCGCAGTTCTAGCAGAGTCCCTGGCCCGGGGAGAGAAGGACGGTTGGGTTGGGTGGGAGGGGCGGTCAGAGGTCAAGAGGCCAGCAGGCTCAAGGGTTCTGTGGACGGGCTGGTCCGTCCAGGCCAGCCATCACCTCTCCAGGAAAAACTTGAGAGCCCGGTCGATGTTCATGCGGTGTCCCACCCTGGTCACCCCCAAATCGACGTAGTCCTCCTTGGTCAAGGCGGGAAGGTGGGAGCCATCGATCTCGTGGTCCAGGAACCGGGCCCGGTGTTCGGCCAAGCCCAGCCACTCTAGCCAGTCAGCCACATCGAACTTGGTCCAGAAGCCCAGAGGTTTAGCGCCGAACGGCTTGTCCGGGGGCAGGGAAAGCAGGCGGGTCGGTGAGAGGGAGCGGGAGGCCCCTGACAAGGCCCCGCCGAGACTCCCGGACATCCCGGGGTGCGGCGGTACAAAGACGGGGGCGAAGGGGTCAGCCGAGCCTCCTGCCCCTCCGGTGGGGGAGCCTCGGATGTCAAAGAGGCCCGGGTAGAGGGGTCCGGAAGGCAGGATGGGTAGGGACGAGGGCCGGGGCGCAGGGCTGACCTTGTGCTCCGAGGCGGGCAGCAATGAGGGGCTGGGGGCCCGGCGGAGCAAAGGTGGGCGCATCTCGAACTCCACGCCCTGGAGGTGGCGGGCGGacgtggaggaggaggaagccgaTGGGGAGGTGGCCCCCGGGGCTGCAGCGGCTGAAGGGGACACCGCGGTTCCCGTGGGGAGTGGCGGCAGAGGTGGTTTGGACCAGTTCTGAAACAGGCTGCTCACAGGTTTGGAGAGGAGCGAGGACTGGGAGTCTTCCGAGAGTCTGGAATGTGATACGGGGCGGGGGTGGAagagaagggtggggtggggggcgagggTGGGGCGAGAAAGAGGCAGAGGTCAAGatacagggagagaggaagagagaccagGGGCGCGGGGTAGAGAGATGGGAAGAGATGGAAGGAGCGAGCGAGGGGGTAAGATGGATGTCAGGACAGAAAATGAAGGGAGAGAAAAGTGAGAGGACAGGGAGGGCGACAGTCgagagagatgaaagaaaaagagacattaagtgataataataataatcgcCACCACTTACTGATGCTCacgtgtgccaggcattgttctaagtgcttttaCAGATCGCATCTCAATGGAATCCCCGTGACAGCCCTGATGCAGGTTACTATTATTATCagcagcacagagaggttaagtaacttgcctaaggacACACAGCCAGGAAGTAGCAGAGCCCAGTTATATGGCACCAAAGTCTGAGCTCTTAACCACTCCCCTATACTGCCTTTTGGGGTATGGCCAAGTCACAGCAGAGTGGAAGACAGGGAGACGGTGAGAGAGGAACAAAAAAAGAGGAGGAGCATTCAGGGGAGAGAGATGGAAGGGGacaggggacagagagagagagagagatgaggagagggcgatgaaagagagaagaaacGAGGGGAGAAAAGGATTCCCCTCATCCCTTTAGCTCCCTCCACAACAGTCCCTGCCTCGGGGCCTTTGAACGGTTCCCTCAGCTTAGCGCTCTTTTCCCTCCAGGAGCCATACAGTtcgctcccttccctcctccagtctCTGTTCAGCTTGCCTTTTATTTGAGACACCTCTCCTGAACCATCCCATTATTGTATTTTTTCCCTAGGATGACTGCAATCACTGTTTCCTGTCTGACCTCCACCTCTGCTTATCAGGCTGTGAACTCTATAAGAGATATGCTTTGCTTGTTTTGTCCATTTCGGgattccctccctctccccctgaaGGGCACCGGGTAACAGAGATGGCAAGTCAGTCATTGGTGGATGGGTCAACTAAATTAAGCATCCTTTCCTCTGTCATCTGTGAGATGCCTTAAGATCTCAAAGACCTTAGAAACCACCTTAGAATATCACTGTAAGGATATCAAACCCTTGAGCAGAATTAGAGTAAGCTCTGAAGGACAAGAGGGTTAAAAATCCTCTCTCCACTCGCTCTGTGTGTCTGGGTCAGGAATGTGACTATACTTTCCCTTAGATTAGAAGGGCTTGAACTTTGAGCTGATTCCAACTAGctagctgctttggaaaacttcTGCGTCTTCCCAGATTCCTCCATCTATACCTGATTGGCCTTTTAAGAGACCCcccccccctcctctcctccatctCATGGTACAGTTGGCCTCAAAAACCCTTTTAGGTGAGTTCTATGCCTTCCTCCTTCTACAGAAAGGTAGATTCCTTTGCTGAAGGTCACCCAGTTAGCAAGTGCAGGGCTGGaagcagccccccccccccaaacaaaacaaaacaaaacaaaacctagcTCCAGAACCATGCTTGGACATGGCTTTAGGACAACCATGCCCTAAAGCCTCTTGTCTTCAACCAACACTGGGCTCAAAGGGACTCGAAGATTTCAGGGGTTGTCAGAACTGACAACCCACCAAGGAAAGGACACCAGCAAGTTGTGCTCCAATCTCCTGTGTTCATCACTCTTTGTTCATCATGGAGTGTGGGTTGTCATGGTGATGGGAGGAGATCACAGAAGCTACTGAGATAAAGGGAAATTTCGAGTGCCTGGAAAAGCATGCTTCTCTAAGggcaaacttctccaagccagcccggtttctgttttctttctaccGCCTAAAGGGACAGGGTTGATGCGGGAGGTGGACTCCAGTACCCACAGCATCAgcccctctgtcttccactgcCAACCGCCAGCCCCGCACCCTGCTCACCTCTGCCGCTGCAGGGAGGAAGTCCGCTCGGGGACGTAGCTGGCTCCCCCGTGGTGGCTGTCCCCGCTTCCCCCGCTGCCTCCCCGGGCCCACGGCAGAGCGCCACCAGCTGCCGAGGAGCCCCCAAACTGCTGAAGCTTGGAGCTGAGTTCACTGATGATGCTGGCTTTTACAGTGGCCAAGGCTGAGGCCTGAGGCTGGGCTAAGGGCCCCGGCAGAGGGGGCGGCGGCGGGCCCGGGCCCTCCTCCCAGGGCAGCAGCTTCCGAGGCAGGGAGGAGGCCGATGGCAAGGGCACTGGCGGACCTTCTGGCTCTACAGGCACGGGGCCGCCAGCCACGCCTGCCGTCGAGGATCCCGGACAACCGCTCAGGGCCAGCAGCCCATCGGTTCCCGCCCCCGTCACTGAGACAGTGGGGCTGGTGGGAGTGACAGGGTCTCGGAGTCCCCCACCGGGTCCCGGCCGCAGGCCTCCGCCGGCCCCGAGCGCCCGGCCCCGGAGCTTAGAGGGGGTCATGAGCTGCGGGGGGTATGGAGGGCCAGGAGTGCCACTGCCCCCGAACGCCTGGCCATCCAGGTAGGCCACGTAGGTGTCCAGGAGCTCTGGCCCACCGGCCACGCTGGCGCCACCACCACCTCCAACGCTGCCAGTTCCGCCCCCTGCGCCGCCCCCGCCTTCAGCGGACAGGCTGCTCAGCGTGGAGGCGCTGCTGATGGTCTCCAGGGGGTGGTCGCTGCTGCTCCGACTGTCCACCTCCTCAATACCAGAATCCGTGCCCGGGGGAGGGTCTGGGCcaggctgggggggtgggggagccggGGCGGCTGGGGCGGGCGGGCCTGGCGGAGGGGGGTCCCCAGGAGCCGCGGGGGCCCCCTGGGTCAGCGTTGCGACCTCGCTGTCATAGGAAGTCAGGCTGGATGCGGTCGAGTCCAGGGTGGGAGGGGCGGCGGCCACGGCCGGGGGCGGCACAGGGGGCAAGGGGGTGGTCGGGGTGGGTGGGTCCGGCAGCGGGTGGGGAGGCCCCGGCGTGAGAGGCGACTCCGGCTTCTCGAAACTATTGGAAAACTCGAGGGGCGGGGGCAGCGGCTCCACAAAGAGGAACTCGCCGTCTTCCACGTCCACCGAGGGGGCGGGCGGCGGCAGGACCAGCAGGGGGAGCCCGTTCTCTTCACTGCCCCGCGGGGAGGTCGGCGAGGGCGGCACAGAGCGGCGCGGGCTGGGCGGCGGGACCCCCGGCCCGTCCTCCGAGGGGGGGGCCCTTCCACCCGCCCCCCCGGCCCGGGGCTGGCAGTTCTCCAGGAACCGCACGTGGAGGGGCAGCCGCTCGGGCTCCTCCGGGGGGGCGCCGGATCTCCAGGGCTTGCTCACCCCGGGGTGCGGGGCGGGAGGCTCGGGCCCCAGCTGCAGAAGCAGGGGCCCGACCCCGGGAGCTGTGGGAGGCAGGCGGTGCAGCAAGGAGCGTCGGGCCGCCGGTGGGCTGGCCGGAAggggcttctcctggccgcccagCCCCGCCCGGTACCCCAGCTCCCGGCGGGCCGGGTCCGGGGGCGAGGCTCCCCAGAGGCGCAGCACTGGCTCGTGGCGGGCGTGGGGCGAGTGGCGGTGCGGCGTGGGCGGCGGGGCCTCGCAGCGGGGCGATGGAGGCCttggagggggctgggggggccCACCGCCCTCCGAGGACTCCTTCAGCGCCCGCTCCCGGGCGGCCAGGGCCAGCCCGAGCGGGGAGGCCGGGTCCAGGGCCTTGCCGGTCAGCGGGTGGACCAGGGGTCGCGGCGGCAGGAAGCTGGTGAAGGCGCTGCTGCCCCCGTAGGCTCGGCTGCCGGCCGCGTAGCCCGCGTAGCTGCTGCCGGCGCCCGCCGACTCCAGCCGGAGGTAGGGCTCGGCCGAAAACATGCCTTCGTCGATGGACTTGGAGTGGCGCAGCCGGGGGCCTGGGGGCGCCCCTGGGCCCAGCGAGCTGTCGCCGCCGTCGGGCTCGTCCCCCGCGTCGGTGGAGAGGAAGAGCGTGGACCGCCGGCGGGCTTCGTTCTGCCAGCCCCCTTCCCTTCGAGCCGCCCCCACCAGGGCCGCTCCGAACTGGCTGGTGAAATCCAGGGTGGCCGGGCCGCTGGGCGAGGCGGGGGTGGGCACGGGCGAGGGGGACGGCGGCACGGGCGACACGGCCGGGGCGGGGCTGGGCGCGGaagagccgccgccgccgcccccgccgcccgcgGCCTCGGGCTGGCTCGGGGGCTCCGCCTCGGTGCTGCTCCCCTGGCTGCTGCGGCCGCTGCTACTGGTGGACGGCGCCTTGATGATGATTGTGGGGATAGGGATGGAGTTCTTTTCCGACGGCGCGGCCgcggccggcggcggcggcggcggcggctgcggggACGCCGGAGACGTGGGCGAGGGGGCGGGCGGGAGGCCGCCGCCCTTCTGGGGCTCGCCTTCGACGACTTTGGTCTGCTTGACCAGCGGGCCCTTGCGCCCGCGGCCGGAACGGGCAGGCACGTACATGGCCGCGCTGGCCGCCCGCGGAGGCAGCTGGAAGTAGCGCAGCGCCGGAGCCTGGGAGGGGCCGCCGGCGCCGCCCCCGCTGCCGTGGTGCGACGGGGACAGGGCCCCTGGGGTCGGGCTGGGCCCGCCGCCCCGCCAGCCTCGTAGGCTGGGCTGGGGCCCCAGAgccaggcggggtggggggtcgTCGGGGGAGCCGCCGGTCTCCATCTCCGGCGGGTGAGGCGGGTGggcgtggtggtggtggggctgcgggggcggggcgtggtggtggtggtggtggggcggGTGGtggtgggctgggggcaggggcccgCTGTGATACAGGCTCTTCTCTCGGCTCCCTATCCGGGTGTCAGGGGGGCCGGGCCCATCGAAGGACGCCGGGGACGAGGCTGGGTGGGTGCCACCTGAGCTGGGATTGAAGGGCCCACCCCGGGGAGAGGGAGTGAGGCGGCCGGAGGAGGACGGAGCTGGAGGCGTGCTGTAGGGGGGCTCTGGTGGGGACGTGGTGGGCGGCGGGGGGATGTCCTCCGAACCAGGCACAGACAGACTGCGGCTGAACTTCATGGCTGGGGGTGCTAGGTAGGGTCTATCGTCTTCTGCAGCCCTGGGAAGACACAGAGGATCCAGGAgcagggcgggggtgggaggggtggtctCCCCTAATCCTGTAGAGCTACAGTATTACAACAGCAGCCATGATGATACTGATGGtgacaccctgctgctgctaagtcgctgcagtcgtgtccaactctgtgcgaccccatagacggcagccccccaggctcccccgtccccgggactctccaggcaagaacactggagtgggctgccatttccttctacagtgcatgaaagtgaaaagtgaaagtgaagtagctcagtcacgtctgactcttagcgaccccatggaccgcagccgactaggttcctctgtccttgggattttccaggcaagagtactggagtggggtgccattgccttcacccaGTAGGCGTTGAAGAGGAACATTAGTCCAGagctttcttccccagctgtggTAAATGCAAATCCGCTCGATACAGTAATTCAGGTTGTGCACTGCACAACAGCGAACAGCAGAGGGAGCAAGAGAGGTGGAGCGAAATTCAGATGTACTTCCTTCCCAGGCCAGGAGGGGGagccttttctaagtccaaaGGTATAACATAGgctaaagaaatggcaacccactccaatattcttgcctggagaatcccaggaacagaagagcctggtgggctgctgtctatgaggtcgcacagagtcggacatgactgaagcaacttagcatgcatgcatgcattggagaaggaagtggcaacccactccagtattcttgcctggagaatcccagggacagaggagcctggtgggctgccatccatggggtcgcagagtcggacacgactgaagcgacttagcagcagcagcagcagcaggggtctctttggagaaggaaatggcaaccccagtattcttgcctggagaatcccatgggcagaggagcctggctagctacagtccatggggtcgcaagagtcggacactacttagtgactacaccaccaccaccaccaccaccaggggtCTGTTGAGGTGAGCAAAACTGGCTTGGGCCAGGAAGAGATACCTTGTTATGTGCATAGTTCTCGATTTCTTTTCTTGTACAGGcagaaaagaaatgtaattaGCACATCAAATCTGTGATTTCACAGATGGAACTCAGGATgaggttaatattttaaaagagggaGCCAATTTATAGGTAAGCAATGTCAGGTGGATGTAAAGGTAGCTGTTACTAGGAAAATAACACACATTGGTGGACTGTGGACCCCGAAGTTGGGGAAAAGCTAGATTCAAACAGCAAGCCAACTTGGAGAAAACCGGAGGAGTGAAATCTTTCGCCTACTGATCAACTGCCAGGGCGCAGTCCTCGACTCTCTCTTCACCTctgacttctctctctcccttgacTATCTCAACCAATGTCACCACTTCACTCATGACTTCCCTGCTGAAGACTTCCATGCTTGTCTTAGACCCATCTTTGCCCCTGAGCTCTGGGCTCCTGTATCCAAATGTTGCATCCTTTTGGATGTCTCATTGGCATCTCAAGCTCAGCAGACCCTAAACTGAGCTCCTGATCTCTCCTGTTATCTTCCCAAGCTGCTCTCTCAGCAAATGGCAGCTCAGTCCCCCAcacctgcctcaggacctttgcactgacTGTGCCTGCTCCATGGAATGCCTTATCTCCAGATATCTCCACGGCTCCCTGCTCATCTCCAACTTTCAGCTCAAACCTGCCCCCCCAGCACGCCTGACATCTCTcattctacttttttttccccccatagcaCTCACCACAATTAACATACtatatcattttcttatttttcatcctTATAATCTGTTGTCTGTCTTCCCCTGCTAGAAGGTAATTTCCATGAGGGCAGGACCCTTTAGTCTGTTTTCTTTCCTGACAAATCCCCAGTAGTCTAGCCTGGCATATGgtagtgctcaataaacatctgtaaaataaatgaataaataaatggagtcAGCTATGAGAGAATGAACCAGAGTCTGTGGTGGGAGCTTTGACTTACTGCATCCAGGCAGGGGCAGTGATGCCCCCATTTTCTAGATGCAGAGCCCCAGGCCCAGAGAAGTGAAGCCACCTGCCCCCGACCACACAGCTGGGATGGACAAGaaccaggatttaaacccaggttTGCCCAGCAACAAAGCCTGAGCTCTTTCCCCAACTTCATTGTCACATacggaaagagaaaagaacatcCCCAGGCTCCCTTGTTTTCCCCATAAAGCATcaccctcccagcctcccctttcccctccagCATCCCTTATGCCCTCCCCTACAGGTGACATACCAATAGATTTTTGCCGGAGCATGAGCCCGGGTCCAGGAGGCAGGTAGGAAGGACGTTCGTAACTTGGCTGGGAGCGGTGGTGGGGATCAAAGCTCGACTTTGGGTTGGTGGtcagaggaggggagagaaaagagagcaGGGAAAGATCAGTCAGGGCATGGAAATCCATGGAT from the Capra hircus breed San Clemente chromosome 18, ASM170441v1, whole genome shotgun sequence genome contains:
- the SHANK1 gene encoding SH3 and multiple ankyrin repeat domains protein 1 isoform X2 translates to MTHSPASSEEEERHSASECPEGGSESDSSPDGPGRGPQGTRGRGSAAPGSLASIRGLQGRSMSVPDDAHFSMMVFRIGIPDLHQTKCLRFNPDATIWTAKQQVLCALSESLQDVLNYGLFQPATSGRDANFLEEERLLREYPQSFEKGVPYLEFRYKTRVYKQTNLDEKQLAKLHTKTGLKKFLEYVQLGTSDKVARLLDKGLDPNYHDSDSGETPLTLAAQTEGSVEVIRTLCLGGAHIDFRARDGMTALHKAACARHCLALTALLDLGGSPNYKDRRGLTPLFHTAMVGGDPRCCELLLYNRAQLGIADENGWQEIHQACQRGHSQHLEHLLFYGAEPGAQNASGNTALHICALYNKETCARILLYRGANKDVKNNSGQTPFQVAVIAGNFELGELIRNHREQDVVPFQESPKYAARRRGPPGTGLTVPPALLRANSDTSMALPDWMVFAAPGTSSAGAPGPTSGPQGQAQPAAPSAKLSSGTLRSASSPRGARARSPSRGRHPEEAKRQPRGRPSSSGTPREGPAGGTGGSGGPGGSLGSRGRRRKLYSAVPGRSFMAVKSYQAQAEGEISLSKGEKIKVLSIGEGGFWEGQVKGRVGWFPSDCLEEVANRSQEAKQESRSDKAKRLFRHYTVGSYDSFDAPSLMDGIGPGSDYIIKEKTVLLQKKDSEGFGFVLRGAKAQTPIEEFTPTPAFPALQYLESVDEGGVAWRAGLRMGDFLIEVNGQNVVKVGHRQVVNMIRQGGNTLMVKVVMVTRHPDMDEAVHKKAPQQAKRLPPPAISLRSKSMTSELEEMEYEQQPPPVPSMEKKRTVYQMALNKLDEILAAAQQTISASESPGPGGLASLGKHRPKGFFTTESSFDPHHRSQPSYERPSYLPPGPGLMLRQKSIGAAEDDRPYLAPPAMKFSRSLSVPGSEDIPPPPTTSPPEPPYSTPPAPSSSGRLTPSPRGGPFNPSSGGTHPASSPASFDGPGPPDTRIGSREKSLYHSGPLPPAHHHPPHHHHHHAPPPQPHHHHAHPPHPPEMETGGSPDDPPPRLALGPQPSLRGWRGGGPSPTPGALSPSHHGSGGGAGGPSQAPALRYFQLPPRAASAAMYVPARSGRGRKGPLVKQTKVVEGEPQKGGGLPPAPSPTSPASPQPPPPPPPAAAAPSEKNSIPIPTIIIKAPSTSSSGRSSQGSSTEAEPPSQPEAAGGGGGGGGSSAPSPAPAVSPVPPSPSPVPTPASPSGPATLDFTSQFGAALVGAARREGGWQNEARRRSTLFLSTDAGDEPDGGDSSLGPGAPPGPRLRHSKSIDEGMFSAEPYLRLESAGAGSSYAGYAAGSRAYGGSSAFTSFLPPRPLVHPLTGKALDPASPLGLALAARERALKESSEGGGPPQPPPRPPSPRCEAPPPTPHRHSPHARHEPVLRLWGASPPDPARRELGYRAGLGGQEKPLPASPPAARRSLLHRLPPTAPGVGPLLLQLGPEPPAPHPGVSKPWRSGAPPEEPERLPLHVRFLENCQPRAGGAGGRAPPSEDGPGVPPPSPRRSVPPSPTSPRGSEENGLPLLVLPPPAPSVDVEDGEFLFVEPLPPPLEFSNSFEKPESPLTPGPPHPLPDPPTPTTPLPPVPPPAVAAAPPTLDSTASSLTSYDSEVATLTQGAPAAPGDPPPPGPPAPAAPAPPPPQPGPDPPPGTDSGIEEVDSRSSSDHPLETISSASTLSSLSAEGGGGAGGGTGSVGGGGGASVAGGPELLDTYVAYLDGQAFGGSGTPGPPYPPQLMTPSKLRGRALGAGGGLRPGPGGGLRDPVTPTSPTVSVTGAGTDGLLALSGCPGSSTAGVAGGPVPVEPEGPPVPLPSASSLPRKLLPWEEGPGPPPPPLPGPLAQPQASALATVKASIISELSSKLQQFGGSSAAGGALPWARGGSGGSGDSHHGGASYVPERTSSLQRQRLSEDSQSSLLSKPVSSLFQNWSKPPLPPLPTGTAVSPSAAAAPGATSPSASSSSTSARHLQGVEFEMRPPLLRRAPSPSLLPASEHKVSPAPRPSSLPILPSGPLYPGLFDIRGSPTGGAGGSADPFAPVFVPPHPGMSGSLGGALSGASRSLSPTRLLSLPPDKPFGAKPLGFWTKFDVADWLEWLGLAEHRARFLDHEIDGSHLPALTKEDYVDLGVTRVGHRMNIDRALKFFLER